One window from the genome of Myxococcales bacterium encodes:
- a CDS encoding IS21 family transposase: protein MIDPEIVRQIRTLAALKWGARRIAAEVGVAKNSVKRYLRGGDGAAVQRRPRARKLDDEALAQATALLRAEAAGNTVVVQRLMAEAGTLVSLRTLQRRLAPHRQAQAAAALATVRFETAPGAQLQIDFGEKTVLIGGQRTRVHLFVAVLGYSRRIFVRASLAQRQDDWREGLAGAFTAFGGVTQSILIDRAGALVLRRPGADGGVQVHPAFASFCRDFGVAVSVCKPYRARTKGKTESGVGYVKRNGLAGQSFASFGALQAHLVQWMALADQRIHGTTRARPADRFAEVEAAALRPLPRALPIRQRRLERRVANDCFVDVDTIRYSVPHAFVKRTVEVLVGDDEVAIFEGSHEIARHPRGLEPYARHTQPAHFAGLFRTQHHYADAPHVSPIGRSLDIYAAAIGGAP, encoded by the coding sequence ATGATAGATCCGGAAATAGTAAGGCAAATCCGCACGCTTGCCGCCTTGAAGTGGGGCGCCCGGCGCATCGCCGCCGAGGTCGGCGTGGCCAAAAACAGCGTCAAGCGCTACCTGCGCGGCGGCGACGGTGCCGCGGTGCAAAGGCGCCCGCGTGCGCGCAAGCTCGACGACGAAGCCTTGGCGCAGGCGACGGCGCTTTTGCGCGCGGAGGCCGCCGGCAATACGGTGGTGGTGCAGCGGCTGATGGCGGAGGCGGGCACACTGGTGTCATTGCGGACGCTGCAGCGCCGCTTGGCGCCCCACCGCCAAGCGCAGGCCGCAGCGGCGCTGGCGACGGTGCGGTTTGAGACGGCGCCCGGTGCGCAGTTGCAAATTGACTTCGGTGAGAAGACCGTCTTGATCGGCGGCCAGCGCACGCGCGTCCATTTATTTGTCGCGGTGCTGGGCTACTCGCGCCGAATTTTTGTCCGAGCCTCCCTCGCGCAGCGCCAAGATGATTGGCGCGAAGGGCTCGCGGGGGCGTTTACGGCGTTTGGCGGCGTCACCCAAAGCATCTTGATTGATCGCGCCGGCGCGCTCGTGCTGCGGCGGCCCGGTGCGGACGGCGGCGTGCAAGTCCACCCGGCGTTTGCGAGCTTCTGTCGTGATTTTGGCGTCGCCGTCAGCGTGTGCAAGCCGTATCGCGCGCGCACCAAGGGCAAGACCGAGTCAGGGGTTGGCTACGTCAAGCGCAATGGCCTCGCGGGCCAGAGCTTCGCGTCGTTTGGCGCGCTGCAGGCACATCTGGTGCAGTGGATGGCGCTCGCGGATCAGCGCATCCATGGCACCACGAGGGCGCGGCCAGCAGATCGCTTCGCGGAGGTGGAGGCCGCGGCGCTGCGGCCCTTGCCACGCGCACTGCCAATCCGTCAGCGGCGCCTTGAGCGTCGCGTCGCCAATGACTGCTTCGTCGATGTGGATACGATTCGCTATAGCGTGCCGCATGCCTTCGTCAAGCGCACGGTCGAGGTCCTAGTCGGCGATGACGAGGTTGCGATTTTTGAGGGCTCCCATGAGATTGCGCGGCATCCGCGCGGCCTCGAGCCGTACGCGCGCCACACCCAGCCCGCGCATTTTGCGGGCCTGTTTCGCACGCAGCATCACTACGCTGACGCGCCCCACGTGTCACCGATAGGCCGCAGCCTCGATATTTATGCGGCCGCGATTGGAGGCGCGCCATGA